One Thermodesulfobium sp. 4217-1 DNA window includes the following coding sequences:
- a CDS encoding ABC transporter permease — MVWYITKRLLSAIPLIFIISAVSFFIIHLAPGDPSVLLIDPKVRPEDLARIRNNLGLNQSLYVQFLIWFKNVLFLNFGRSFVDSRPVFDLIMERLPATLELMGSAISIGFSLGILWGVLSAFFKGKFDLISSIFSFFGLSIPSFFLALILIRVFAVSLKWFPVLGFSSVGIPYPSLQFFSNHIAHLFLPVFAISFGIICSVLRYQRNMAIEIFHEEYIQYAIAKGLSKKRILYHVFRVAVMPLITLLGLSLPDVLGGAFIIETIFAWPGMGRLGVNAIFSRDYPVIMGIVVFSSVLVILSNLLADILNRLLDPRVIED; from the coding sequence ATGGTTTGGTATATTACCAAAAGACTATTATCAGCTATTCCGCTTATTTTTATAATATCTGCTGTAAGCTTTTTTATAATTCACCTTGCTCCGGGGGATCCAAGTGTTTTGTTGATCGACCCAAAGGTAAGACCCGAAGATCTTGCAAGAATAAGAAATAATCTTGGCTTAAACCAAAGTCTTTATGTACAGTTTCTAATATGGTTTAAAAATGTTTTGTTCTTGAACTTCGGAAGATCATTTGTCGATTCGAGACCCGTGTTTGATTTAATAATGGAAAGATTGCCTGCTACACTTGAGCTAATGGGTTCTGCGATATCAATAGGGTTTTCGCTTGGGATTCTTTGGGGCGTTTTATCGGCTTTTTTTAAAGGTAAGTTTGATCTCATTTCTAGTATATTTTCATTTTTTGGACTTTCCATTCCATCATTTTTTCTTGCGCTTATTTTGATAAGAGTCTTCGCTGTTAGCCTGAAATGGTTTCCTGTACTAGGATTTTCTTCTGTCGGCATTCCCTATCCAAGTCTTCAGTTTTTTTCAAATCATATAGCACACCTCTTTTTGCCCGTTTTTGCTATATCGTTTGGAATAATTTGTTCGGTGCTCAGATATCAAAGAAATATGGCAATAGAGATATTTCATGAAGAATACATTCAGTATGCAATTGCTAAGGGTCTTTCAAAAAAAAGAATTCTTTACCATGTGTTTAGGGTTGCAGTTATGCCTTTGATTACTCTCTTAGGGCTATCTCTTCCTGATGTATTGGGTGGAGCCTTTATTATAGAAACAATATTTGCATGGCCAGGTATGGGCAGACTTGGTGTAAATGCTATATTTTCAAGAGACTATCCTGTTATAATGGGTATAGTGGTCTTTTCATCAGTTTTAGTAATTCTTTCAAATCTTTTAGCTGATATTTTAAATAGACTGTTAGATCCGCGAGTCATAGAAGATTAA
- a CDS encoding DUF1385 domain-containing protein, which produces MISDLRPAYKKVNFISNFDLVGRLILFFRVHGCEIFLISTPNGFFAISKDDVIGSDWNDRVSDLLLKKHISPAICVFEDDNIDKFFQLSISYKKPVVVLSSNNMPLGVLYYENAMAFLNGYSMPTKVSGISTPFGVFFSNGIAKGGLSDIKLFLTGSLFSFFAILIFLTGDIFFEVAKYLFGDAENLTTSALAIVLPLAIFLILIKFTRLSKLHGAEHKVAHAIESGDILSAYSANSYSRVHKRCGTNLLILVLLLQIMVIYINPILAIVIALFIWRFLGNKVQYYITTTEPEEKDLMNAILAGRDFMKNYYNATINNVRLDPFKKIYNLGIFQILGGYFFTILTLNFLAWGLLWFGILPKDYYQLFRLFL; this is translated from the coding sequence TTGATTTCTGATCTAAGGCCTGCTTACAAAAAAGTCAATTTTATTTCAAATTTTGATCTTGTGGGCAGGCTTATTTTATTTTTTAGAGTTCATGGCTGTGAAATTTTCTTAATTTCTACGCCCAATGGCTTTTTTGCAATATCAAAAGATGACGTTATTGGATCTGACTGGAACGACAGAGTGAGCGACCTCTTGTTAAAGAAACATATTTCCCCTGCAATATGCGTTTTTGAAGATGATAATATAGATAAGTTTTTTCAACTTTCTATATCTTATAAAAAGCCTGTAGTAGTGCTCAGTTCAAACAACATGCCTTTAGGGGTTTTATATTATGAAAACGCAATGGCATTCTTAAATGGCTATTCTATGCCCACTAAGGTATCTGGTATCTCGACCCCATTTGGAGTCTTCTTCTCAAATGGCATTGCTAAAGGTGGGCTAAGTGATATAAAGTTGTTTTTGACGGGGAGCTTGTTTTCTTTTTTTGCTATTTTGATTTTTTTAACAGGAGATATTTTCTTTGAAGTGGCAAAATATTTATTTGGAGATGCAGAAAATCTTACGACATCAGCTTTAGCAATTGTTTTGCCATTAGCAATTTTTTTAATTTTGATAAAGTTCACAAGATTATCAAAATTACATGGTGCAGAACACAAGGTAGCCCATGCAATAGAATCTGGAGATATTCTCTCGGCCTATTCAGCGAATTCATATTCAAGAGTTCACAAAAGATGCGGCACAAATCTTTTGATATTGGTTTTGCTTTTACAAATTATGGTTATCTATATAAATCCGATTTTAGCAATAGTAATTGCTCTCTTTATATGGAGATTCTTGGGAAATAAAGTTCAATATTATATAACTACAACAGAGCCAGAAGAAAAAGATTTAATGAATGCTATCCTTGCAGGCAGAGATTTTATGAAAAATTATTACAATGCTACTATTAACAATGTGAGATTAGATCCTTTTAAAAAAATATACAATTTAGGAATATTTCAAATTTTAGGTGGGTATTTTTTTACAATTTTAACACTTAATTTTCTTGCGTGGGGATTATTATGGTTTGGTATATTACCAAAAGACTATTATCAGCTATTCCGCTTATTTTTATAA
- the argH gene encoding argininosuccinate lyase has protein sequence MTNRFRAWQGRLPDTKSELIAFSSSLDLDKRFFFQDACLNVVYSEELSQIGLISKQEFDVIKTGIGSLVKEFVNGNVEFSDQDEDIHMAIERLLFERIGDSASKMHAGKSRNDQVITDFKMFLRIEILNIMTKLNNLFDSLLDISQKYEEVIMPSYTHTQQAQPVIFSHWAFAHLYGLFECTKKLMDVYESCKMLPLGSAAIAGSAYDIDRFRLSKKLGFEAPTFNSIETISSRDFALDFLYALVSMSIKFSCFSQDLITFSTSEYGFVSLPDEFCTGSSIMPQKKNPDFLELVRGRASINIGNLVSLLALMKGLSIGYHRDLQGDKTSVFSSLDIVSSILSLMPDFVSGITLNVEKIRGSLNQDLLATDIADYLAKRGVPFRDAHSRVGSLVRLAEENNVKIFELNFEDVQKTLKDINLDAWNNFDFVSSVNARNIYGGTASSSVKHQREQLVEIKKDFVSFFESQKKKEAYIYNQAIDANPFDF, from the coding sequence ATGACAAATAGATTTAGAGCCTGGCAGGGGAGACTCCCAGATACCAAAAGTGAACTTATAGCGTTTAGCTCATCTTTGGATCTTGATAAGAGGTTTTTCTTTCAAGATGCCTGCTTAAACGTTGTTTACTCTGAAGAGTTATCTCAGATAGGACTTATTTCAAAACAAGAATTTGATGTTATTAAGACTGGTATCGGGAGTCTTGTCAAGGAATTTGTAAATGGAAATGTTGAATTCTCTGATCAAGACGAAGATATACATATGGCTATCGAAAGATTGTTATTTGAACGAATAGGCGATAGCGCTTCTAAAATGCATGCTGGAAAAAGTAGAAATGACCAGGTAATTACAGATTTCAAGATGTTTCTCAGAATTGAAATATTAAATATTATGACGAAATTAAATAACTTGTTTGATTCTTTGCTTGACATTTCTCAAAAATATGAAGAAGTAATAATGCCATCTTATACCCATACCCAGCAGGCTCAGCCAGTTATTTTTTCCCATTGGGCTTTTGCACACTTATATGGTTTGTTCGAGTGCACCAAGAAGCTTATGGATGTGTATGAATCATGTAAGATGTTACCATTGGGGTCCGCTGCAATTGCTGGAAGCGCTTATGATATAGATAGATTTAGACTGTCAAAAAAGCTTGGTTTTGAAGCGCCAACTTTTAACAGTATAGAGACCATTTCATCAAGGGATTTCGCATTAGATTTTCTTTATGCTTTGGTATCAATGAGCATTAAGTTTTCCTGCTTTTCGCAGGATCTGATTACATTTTCAACATCTGAGTATGGCTTTGTGAGTTTGCCTGATGAATTTTGTACTGGTTCATCCATTATGCCTCAGAAAAAAAATCCTGACTTTCTTGAGCTTGTGAGAGGCAGGGCATCTATTAACATAGGAAATCTTGTTTCCTTGTTAGCTCTTATGAAAGGCCTTTCAATAGGATATCACAGAGATCTTCAGGGGGATAAGACATCAGTATTTAGCTCTCTTGACATTGTTTCTTCTATTCTTTCTCTGATGCCAGATTTTGTCTCTGGAATAACATTGAACGTTGAGAAGATTAGAGGAAGCCTTAACCAGGATCTTCTTGCAACCGATATTGCTGACTATCTTGCAAAAAGAGGTGTGCCTTTTAGGGATGCTCATTCGAGGGTAGGGTCCTTGGTAAGGCTTGCTGAAGAAAATAATGTTAAAATTTTTGAACTTAATTTTGAAGATGTTCAGAAAACCCTCAAAGATATCAATTTAGATGCTTGGAATAATTTTGATTTCGTTTCTTCTGTGAATGCAAGGAATATATATGGAGGCACGGCAAGTAGCTCTGTAAAACACCAAAGAGAGCAGCTTGTAGAGATAAAAAAAGATTTCGTTTCCTTTTTTGAATCACAAAAGAAAAAGGAAGCATATATTTATAATCAAGCTATCGATGCAAACCCTTTTGATTTCTGA
- a CDS encoding argininosuccinate synthase, producing the protein MKKKVILAYSGGLDTSVAIKWLQDKYDSEVITLTVDIGQGEEIEPIVEKARNVGAIKAIALDLRREFLNEYAFKALKANCTYEYNYHLSAALSRPLIASYLVKLAKENNASAVSHGCTAKGNDQVRFDLTIKTLKENLAIWAPMREWVMTREEEIDYAQKNNISVPVGKKSPFSIDLNLWGRSIEAGPIENIEKEPPEEAFALIVSPEKAPNKPEYVDIEFENNVPVGLNSVRMQPEDLVEKLNKIAGSNGVGRSDMVENRLVGIKTREVYEAPAATVLVKAHRDLESLVLPRDLFHFKAMIDEKYSCQIYDGLWFSPLKSALDAFIDSFSERVTGNVKMKLYKGSATVVGRNSEFSMYQQDLATYGQNDSFLHNSAIGFIDIFSLPNRVYHRVKHDK; encoded by the coding sequence GTGAAGAAAAAGGTAATATTAGCTTATTCTGGAGGTCTTGATACTTCTGTAGCTATTAAATGGTTGCAGGATAAATATGATTCTGAAGTTATAACTCTCACAGTGGACATCGGACAGGGTGAAGAGATTGAGCCCATTGTTGAGAAAGCCAGAAATGTAGGAGCAATAAAGGCAATTGCTTTAGATTTAAGGCGCGAATTTTTAAATGAATATGCATTTAAAGCTCTTAAAGCCAATTGTACTTATGAATACAATTATCATCTTTCTGCTGCGCTTTCCAGGCCACTAATTGCTTCTTATTTGGTAAAACTTGCAAAGGAAAATAACGCATCAGCAGTATCTCACGGTTGTACTGCAAAAGGGAATGATCAGGTTAGGTTTGACCTTACAATAAAAACTCTTAAAGAAAATCTTGCGATATGGGCACCGATGAGAGAATGGGTTATGACCAGAGAAGAAGAGATCGATTACGCACAAAAAAACAACATATCAGTTCCAGTTGGTAAGAAAAGCCCATTTTCAATTGACTTAAATCTTTGGGGCAGAAGTATTGAAGCTGGTCCAATAGAAAATATTGAAAAAGAGCCGCCCGAAGAAGCCTTTGCGTTAATTGTTTCCCCTGAAAAAGCTCCCAATAAACCCGAATATGTCGATATCGAATTTGAGAACAACGTTCCTGTGGGTCTTAACTCAGTAAGAATGCAGCCAGAAGATCTCGTGGAGAAGTTAAACAAAATTGCTGGTTCTAATGGAGTTGGACGCTCTGATATGGTTGAGAACAGATTGGTAGGCATAAAAACAAGAGAGGTTTATGAGGCCCCTGCGGCAACTGTTTTGGTAAAGGCCCACAGAGACCTGGAATCTTTGGTCTTACCTAGGGATCTGTTTCATTTTAAGGCTATGATTGATGAAAAATATTCTTGTCAAATATATGATGGTCTTTGGTTCTCTCCATTAAAGAGCGCACTTGATGCATTTATCGACTCATTTAGTGAGAGAGTTACTGGAAATGTAAAGATGAAGCTTTACAAGGGCAGTGCTACTGTAGTAGGTAGAAATTCAGAATTTAGTATGTATCAGCAAGATTTAGCTACTTATGGTCAGAATGACTCATTTTTACATAACAGCGCAATAGGATTTATCGACATATTTAGTTTGCCAAATAGAGTCTATCATAGGGTAAAGCATGACAAATAG
- a CDS encoding S1 RNA-binding domain-containing protein: MVHIMPGEFYEGVVIGTAKFGAFIELPSGEVGLVHISEVSEEYVKEVDTVLKKGDKVRVKVLTIKNDGKIELSIKQAAISFEDKMSIFKKQSEERLLDLKRSLESKRGGKKQK; the protein is encoded by the coding sequence ATGGTTCACATCATGCCCGGAGAATTCTATGAGGGTGTCGTAATTGGGACAGCAAAATTTGGAGCTTTTATTGAACTTCCTTCGGGAGAAGTAGGACTTGTTCACATTTCTGAAGTGTCCGAAGAGTATGTAAAAGAGGTTGATACGGTACTAAAAAAGGGCGATAAGGTAAGGGTTAAGGTTTTAACTATTAAAAATGACGGAAAAATTGAACTTTCTATCAAACAGGCTGCGATTAGTTTCGAAGATAAGATGAGTATTTTTAAGAAGCAAAGCGAAGAAAGACTACTTGACTTAAAGAGAAGTTTGGAATCAAAACGTGGAGGAAAAAAGCAAAAATAG
- a CDS encoding S4 domain-containing protein, which produces MRLDKWLKVTGLIKRRTIAKQMCDSGLVSINGKAGKPDYNVKMGDKIEISSPKPLTVVVEDELPKRGSGYKISS; this is translated from the coding sequence TTGAGACTAGATAAATGGCTTAAAGTTACTGGTTTGATAAAGAGAAGAACAATAGCGAAACAAATGTGCGATTCTGGTTTGGTATCTATTAACGGTAAGGCTGGAAAACCTGATTATAATGTAAAGATGGGAGATAAAATTGAAATTTCTTCCCCTAAACCATTAACTGTTGTGGTTGAAGATGAATTACCAAAAAGAGGCAGCGGATACAAAATTTCGTCCTAG
- the mazG gene encoding nucleoside triphosphate pyrophosphohydrolase, translated as MNKDFFLSKEHYNFLDLIEVVNILRSDEGCPWDREQDHESIKSNFIEEVYEVIDAIDKNDMSSLKEELGDVLLQVVFHSQMESERSVFNVDDVIDSLVKKLIYRHPHVFGDACVKNSDEVLKKWEDLKLKSKKNTDEEGIFSHFTTALPALILAYKAQRKAKNVGFDWDRSDEIFDKIKEEIAEFKAALEEDNKDKMINEMGDIFFSVVNLSRFFDIIPEDALRHSTLKFINRFSVMEKIIRDENLQISELGIEKLDFYWEKAKKIETR; from the coding sequence TTGAACAAAGATTTTTTCTTGTCTAAAGAACATTACAATTTTCTTGATCTAATAGAGGTTGTGAATATTCTTAGATCAGATGAAGGTTGCCCTTGGGACAGGGAGCAAGACCACGAAAGCATAAAATCGAACTTTATCGAAGAAGTCTATGAGGTAATAGATGCAATTGATAAAAATGATATGTCTTCTCTGAAGGAAGAATTAGGCGATGTGCTTTTGCAAGTAGTCTTTCACTCACAGATGGAGTCAGAGAGATCAGTTTTTAACGTTGATGACGTTATAGACTCCTTAGTAAAAAAATTAATCTACAGGCATCCCCATGTTTTTGGGGATGCCTGTGTCAAAAATTCTGATGAAGTGTTAAAAAAATGGGAAGATTTAAAGTTAAAATCTAAAAAAAACACTGATGAAGAGGGTATCTTTTCGCATTTTACAACAGCCCTTCCTGCTCTTATATTGGCATACAAAGCCCAAAGAAAGGCAAAAAACGTTGGGTTTGATTGGGATAGATCAGACGAAATCTTTGATAAAATTAAAGAGGAAATTGCTGAGTTCAAGGCTGCCTTAGAAGAAGACAATAAAGATAAAATGATAAATGAAATGGGAGATATATTTTTCAGTGTGGTAAATTTATCGAGATTTTTCGACATAATTCCAGAAGACGCATTAAGACATTCCACATTGAAGTTTATTAATAGGTTTTCTGTTATGGAAAAGATCATTAGGGATGAAAATTTACAAATTTCAGAACTTGGCATTGAAAAATTAGATTTTTATTGGGAAAAAGCAAAAAAAATTGAGACTAGATAA
- a CDS encoding peptidylprolyl isomerase, which translates to MFSIRKKKETTNVEQVESKNEKKGKRFGFGIFKNIKFWIGLLVVVLIASGAYTLFEFQPVATVNGDPIRRYEYEKTLGDAISYYQQYGINLYDPKEASFFLELKKQVLSHMIDNKIITQEAKKENIKITPSDVDTRIEEIKKSFPSEKDFFEALAKQKISMGELRNILEQQLTAEALFKKLTSNVTISEAEVKAYYDEHKKEFVQPEQIHLRHILVKTEQEANNIYDQLKEGKDFSVLAKEYSIDTPTKDKGGDLGWISKASLVPDLTKAADALKDNEFSKPVKSPFGYHIIEKLGTRPSKELSFDEVKTTLTAQLLRNKQAQSLEKWFKEKKEQSKITPNPIVAPMDNPILTSWYKFKIWLVSLLNKTKEGKPVQGPQPTTNTPNTNSQTQQQAPSQQSSGSQ; encoded by the coding sequence TTGTTTTCTATTAGAAAGAAAAAAGAAACTACCAATGTGGAACAAGTTGAGTCAAAAAATGAGAAGAAAGGCAAAAGATTTGGTTTTGGAATTTTCAAGAACATAAAGTTTTGGATAGGTCTGTTAGTCGTTGTTCTGATAGCCTCAGGCGCTTATACTTTATTTGAATTTCAACCTGTGGCGACTGTAAATGGTGATCCAATTAGAAGGTATGAATACGAAAAGACCTTAGGCGATGCTATTAGTTATTATCAGCAATATGGTATAAATCTTTATGATCCGAAAGAGGCATCTTTTTTCCTTGAGTTAAAAAAGCAAGTATTGAGTCATATGATAGACAACAAGATAATCACACAAGAGGCAAAAAAAGAGAACATAAAAATTACTCCTTCTGACGTAGATACAAGAATAGAAGAGATAAAAAAAAGTTTTCCTTCTGAGAAAGACTTTTTCGAAGCTCTGGCAAAGCAGAAGATTTCTATGGGAGAGCTGAGAAACATCCTTGAGCAGCAGCTTACTGCTGAGGCTCTATTTAAGAAATTAACTTCGAACGTGACCATCTCAGAGGCTGAAGTAAAAGCTTATTATGACGAGCACAAAAAGGAATTTGTACAGCCAGAACAAATCCATCTCAGGCACATATTGGTTAAGACCGAGCAAGAGGCAAACAATATTTATGATCAACTTAAAGAGGGCAAGGATTTTTCTGTCCTTGCAAAGGAATATTCTATAGACACGCCCACCAAGGATAAGGGTGGTGATTTAGGCTGGATTTCAAAGGCAAGCTTGGTACCAGATTTGACAAAAGCTGCTGACGCTCTAAAAGATAATGAATTTTCCAAACCAGTAAAAAGTCCTTTCGGCTATCATATAATAGAAAAGCTTGGGACTAGGCCATCAAAAGAGCTTTCTTTTGATGAAGTAAAAACTACTCTTACTGCTCAACTGCTTAGAAATAAACAGGCTCAAAGTTTGGAAAAGTGGTTTAAGGAGAAGAAAGAACAGTCAAAGATTACACCAAATCCTATTGTTGCACCAATGGATAATCCTATTCTCACTTCATGGTATAAGTTCAAGATTTGGCTTGTTTCGTTGTTGAACAAGACGAAAGAAGGAAAGCCAGTTCAAGGACCGCAGCCTACTACAAATACTCCTAATACAAACTCTCAAACGCAGCAACAAGCACCAAGCCAACAAAGCTCTGGAAGTCAGTAA
- a CDS encoding manganese-dependent inorganic pyrophosphatase — MSDVFVIGHKAPDTDSVCSAIVYAELKGYKSARAGELNDETKFVLNKFGFAEPELLENVEGKSLVLVDHNESSQRVCGEDSSMVIEIVDHHKFNFVNNMPISILNEPLGSTCTIIAKHHMDKIKSKPKLAGLLLSALLSDTVIFKSPTTTEEDRVIAKELAKIAGIDDVNAFGIEIKKVQGSIIGKPIDSVVKKDYKDFDFGGKKVGIGQTEILDINEAYNRKDEIVKFIGELKNSGGYAMVAFAATDIMKEGSELFFAGDAAIIEKAFGKKPEGNSLWLPGVMSRKKQIAPPLEKAFVS; from the coding sequence ATGTCAGATGTTTTTGTAATTGGTCACAAGGCACCAGATACCGACAGCGTTTGCTCTGCAATTGTTTACGCTGAGTTAAAGGGTTATAAGAGCGCGAGAGCAGGCGAGCTAAACGATGAGACTAAGTTTGTCTTAAACAAATTTGGTTTTGCTGAACCTGAGCTTTTGGAAAATGTCGAAGGAAAGAGTCTTGTTTTAGTAGATCACAACGAATCTTCACAAAGAGTTTGTGGAGAAGATTCATCGATGGTTATTGAGATTGTCGACCATCACAAATTTAATTTTGTAAACAACATGCCAATTAGCATCTTAAACGAGCCGCTTGGTTCAACTTGCACAATTATAGCCAAGCATCACATGGACAAAATTAAGAGCAAGCCAAAATTAGCAGGTCTTCTATTGAGCGCTCTTCTTTCTGACACTGTTATCTTTAAGTCTCCTACAACAACAGAAGAAGATAGAGTGATTGCTAAGGAGCTTGCAAAAATTGCAGGTATAGATGATGTAAATGCTTTTGGCATAGAGATTAAGAAGGTACAGGGCAGTATCATTGGCAAGCCGATTGATAGCGTTGTAAAGAAAGATTACAAAGATTTTGATTTTGGCGGAAAAAAGGTCGGTATCGGTCAAACAGAGATTCTTGATATCAATGAAGCCTATAACAGAAAAGATGAGATAGTCAAGTTTATAGGAGAGTTAAAGAATTCTGGTGGATATGCTATGGTCGCATTTGCTGCCACAGATATTATGAAAGAGGGATCAGAATTGTTCTTTGCAGGAGATGCTGCGATAATAGAGAAGGCATTCGGAAAGAAGCCAGAAGGAAATTCTTTGTGGCTTCCAGGCGTAATGTCAAGGAAAAAGCAGATTGCTCCACCTCTTGAAAAGGCTTTTGTATCCTAA
- the xseB gene encoding exodeoxyribonuclease VII small subunit, which produces MSEEISYKEALEELNSILKKIESEDIEMDDLTKIVKRALFLVNLCKSKLKNTEDELQSIFNEINL; this is translated from the coding sequence ATGAGCGAAGAAATAAGCTACAAAGAAGCGTTGGAAGAGCTAAATTCTATTTTAAAAAAGATCGAATCTGAAGATATTGAAATGGACGATCTTACAAAGATTGTAAAAAGGGCTCTATTTCTGGTCAACTTATGTAAAAGCAAATTAAAGAACACGGAAGATGAATTGCAAAGCATTTTTAATGAGATAAATTTGTAA
- the xseA gene encoding exodeoxyribonuclease VII large subunit, which yields MNSKEFLTLYEFNLLIQKVIKNNFDDEVFLIAEVSRITYNAAGYVNIELIEKKDEEIIAKNKAVIWSDKKFILGVFETILGEKLSVGMKILAKIRLSYHPSYGVTLNILNIDPSYTIGEMQLKKNQIIDRLEKEGALELNKNCAFPLVPQKIALITSKTAAGYEDFVNHLINNEKSYFFNVKLFPSVMQGKDVENSILKSLDAIIEDEGFEVVVIVRGGGSVGELDCFNNYNLAKKISQLTIPALVGIGHDRDKTVLDYVAYESFKTPTAVAHFLINKVDDFENEIKNVLHSISRVSSEKIDSELKMIERIASKVKEGCLESLKESRSDINAIGNRIFPELLNRLNQEKRSTDKICFNIFSIFKDKLKTEHSYFDKIEYNVKNIAWNTLQKNSSIIEKIEKEIMLQDPDEILKKGFSITNYNGKSIKNFEDVPVGATIVTHLLNFDIYSVVERKVKKQ from the coding sequence ATGAACAGCAAAGAGTTTTTAACTTTATACGAATTTAATTTATTAATACAGAAGGTTATCAAAAATAATTTTGATGATGAGGTTTTTTTGATAGCTGAGGTATCAAGGATTACCTATAATGCAGCTGGTTATGTAAATATTGAGCTAATTGAAAAGAAAGATGAAGAGATAATTGCTAAAAACAAAGCTGTAATATGGAGCGATAAAAAATTTATATTAGGAGTCTTTGAGACTATATTAGGAGAAAAATTATCAGTTGGGATGAAGATCCTCGCAAAAATAAGGCTTTCATATCATCCTTCCTACGGAGTGACTTTAAATATTTTAAATATAGATCCTTCTTATACGATTGGAGAGATGCAACTAAAGAAAAATCAAATTATTGATAGGCTTGAGAAAGAAGGCGCCCTGGAATTAAACAAGAATTGCGCTTTTCCGCTTGTTCCGCAAAAAATTGCTTTAATAACCTCTAAAACTGCTGCTGGATATGAGGACTTTGTTAATCATCTCATAAATAACGAAAAGAGTTACTTTTTCAATGTGAAACTTTTCCCTTCCGTTATGCAAGGAAAGGATGTAGAAAATTCAATCTTAAAGTCTCTGGATGCCATAATTGAGGATGAGGGTTTTGAAGTTGTGGTTATTGTAAGGGGCGGCGGATCGGTAGGCGAGCTTGATTGTTTTAACAATTACAACTTAGCTAAAAAGATATCACAACTTACAATTCCTGCACTTGTAGGCATAGGGCATGACAGAGATAAGACTGTTTTAGATTATGTAGCTTATGAAAGTTTTAAAACTCCCACTGCTGTAGCACATTTTTTGATAAATAAAGTCGATGACTTTGAAAATGAGATTAAAAATGTTTTACATAGCATTTCAAGGGTGAGTTCTGAAAAGATCGATAGTGAACTAAAGATGATAGAAAGAATAGCTTCTAAGGTTAAAGAAGGCTGTCTTGAAAGCTTAAAGGAATCAAGATCTGATATTAATGCCATCGGAAATAGAATTTTTCCTGAGCTTCTTAATAGACTTAATCAAGAAAAGAGAAGCACAGATAAAATATGCTTTAATATTTTTTCAATTTTTAAGGATAAGTTAAAGACCGAGCATTCTTATTTTGATAAAATCGAATACAATGTTAAGAATATAGCCTGGAACACTTTACAGAAAAATTCAAGTATAATCGAGAAAATTGAGAAAGAAATAATGCTGCAAGATCCTGATGAAATTCTTAAAAAGGGATTTTCTATCACAAACTATAATGGGAAAAGTATTAAAAATTTTGAAGATGTTCCTGTTGGGGCTACAATTGTTACTCATTTGCTAAATTTTGATATTTATAGCGTAGTTGAAAGGAAGGTAAAAAAACAATGA